The genomic window CTAAACAGAATGAAAATTATATTTTTGTTCGAAACAATGCCTTGCTATCTTCTTCATTTAAATCTTTAACAGCAACGGAAAAGAAAATGATCTTAGGCTTAGATTATATTTTTTACGGAAATAAAGCGGAATATTATTATGTAAAACTGCAATTTAAAAAAGAAGATTTGCCACTCATTTTAAGATGGTAAAAGCCTATTAATATCTAATTACTGATGGATCATTCGCAGATTTTATTATTAAAAACCTTTACGCACTATTTTCTGCATTTTATTTTCCCGGTTTTTATCGCTTTAATTTTTTATCGTGAGAATTGGAAAAGAGTGTATTTGATTCTTCTGGCAACGATGCTTGTGGATCTTGATCATTTGTTTGCCAATCCTATTTTCGATCCGAATAGAGGAAGTATCGGCTTTCATTTTTTGCATTCCTATTATGCAATTGCGGTCTATTTTCTGATGCTTTTTTTTAAGGGAAATGTTAGAATTATTGGCATTGGTCTTTTGCTCCATATGCTGACCGATTTTCAGGATTTTTATTGGTGGAGCCACTAAAACCACATTATATTTTATTTAAATATTTCAAAATCTGCAGTTTTTTTGTAATTTGTAGACACTTATGAGATTAAAAGAATTATTACATTATACCTATATTTTTCCTATTCTTGCAGTTGGGTATTATTTTTCCGGATTGTTGGGTCAGGGAACAATCTATGATATAATAGGAGGCGCTTTGCTTATTGGAAGTGTCCTTTCTGCGGTACATCATGCAGAAATGGTGGCTCATAAGGTAGGAGAGCCTTTCGGGACCATTATTTTAGCGCTTTGCATTACGATTATTGAAGTGGCTTTAATTATCTCGCTGATGGTTGCTGGCGGAGATGAGGCAATGACTTTGGCGAGAGATACGGTCTTTGCCGCAGTAATGATTATTTTAAATGGTATTTTGGGGATTTGTATTCTTGTGGGAGGCGTGAAGTATCACGAGCAGTTTTTTGCCAGAACTTCCGCTACAACTTATCTTGTAAGTATTGTTTCGATTCTTGTACTTACTTTGGTTCTGCCTAATTTTACTTCCAGCGTTAATGGTCCTTTTTATAACGAAGCTCAGCTTGCTTTTGTCTCTGTTGCCTGCCTGGTTATTTATGGTGTGTTTCTCATGGTGCAAACGGTGCGACACAGAAGCTATTTTATCGTTCCTGAGGAACATCCGGAAGAGCACTATATTCCTTCGTTGACTAAAACTATAGTCAGCTTTGTGTTTCTTGTGATTTGCTTAGCTATTGTTGTGATGATGGCAAAAGGACTGTCTTCAACAATTGAAGATATGGTACAGAGTTTTGGAGCTCCGAAATCCTTGGTCGGGGTAATTATTGCTGCCGTTGTTTTACTTCCCGAAGGTGTTGCTGCGATCAGAGCCGCAAAAAGTAACCAGATTCAGTCGAGTTTAAATTTGGCTTTAGGATCTGCTTTGGCAAGTATAGGATTGACGATTCCCGCAGTCTCTATGGTTTGTATCATGTATGATATTCCGTTAGTTTTAGGGCTTGATAAAAAAGATATTATTTTACTTTCTTTATCCGTATTTATCGTAATGCTTTCGTTAAGTAGAGGAAAAACCAATATCCTTTACGGAACAGTCTTGCTGGTGAATCTTGCAGCCTATATCTTTACGGTGATTGTGCCTTAATTCAATAATATTAAAGTCTTCTGGCAATTTCCATTTTAAAAGCCATCAATTTGGCTATGTTCTGCGCTTTGTATATTGCTAAATCGGCATTTTCTCCGGAGAAGTTTTCTTCCACAGTTTCCGTCCATAATTGAAGCCAGCGGTCAAAATGATCCTGTTCCATCGCTTTAATTTCATCGATGGGAAAGTGAGCTCCCATTGGATTGCCCTTGTACGTCATCTGCCCGAAAAGAATAGACTCCCAAAATGAATACATTTTAGGAAGATGCTCGTCCCAATTCACCTTTGCAATATCTGTAAAAAACGATGCAATCTTCTCATCTTTAATTACTTTGCTGTAAAATGAATTGACAAGCTGTTGAATGTCTTCTCGTGTCTCTAATTTTTTCATATTTCAAATGTAGTTTAAAATCAAATGATAAATTCATTCAGTGAGTTGATAAATTTCATGAAAACAATATTTTATCTTTGCAGGATATGAAAAGTAAACTTTTCAGTAAATAAAATTAAGCATAAAAAATGGCAAGAGGATTCAGACAAAAAATTCGCCAGAAAAATACGGAAAACAGTGGCTTTGGAAACAATGCTTCCGGAAGGTTTATCAATAAGGATGGTTTTCCCAATGTCAAAAGGAGAGGGGTGAATGTTTTCAATAAGCTCAGCTGGTATCATACCATGCTGAATCTTTCGTCATTCCGTTTTCTGTCTTATCTGGTGATTGCTTATATTCTTGTTAATCTTGCTTTTGCCTTTATCTATTATTTAATTGGAGTAGAACATCTTACCGGAATCGATAAAAGTGATCCGCTGAACGAATTTATCGACGTGTTTTTCTTTAGTTCTCAAACCTTTACAACAGTCGGGTACGGAAGAATTGCTCCGGTTGGCTTTATGGCGAGTCTGGTGGCAACTTTCGAAGCTTTTTTAGGACTTCTGACTTTTGCGATTGCTACAGGTTTGTTTTATGGAAGATTTTCAAGGCCGAGAGCATACTTGAGATTTTCTGAACATACCATTATTGCTCCTTTTGAGGATACAACAGCTCTGATGTTCAGGCTTGCTCCGTACAAAAATAATGCACTAACAGATGCTGATGTAATTGTTTCAACAGCAATTGAAGTGATTGAAAATGGAGTTCCCAAAAGTAATTTTTACCGATTGGAAATTCAGATGAGCAAGATTAATACGCTGGCTTTGAACTGGACGGTTGTTCATAAAATTGATGAAAATTCGCCTTTTTACGGTTTTACGGAAGAGGATTTTAAAAATACGGATATTGAAATCATTGTTCAGGTAAGAGCGTTCGATGAAGTATTTTCAAATACGGTGGTCCAGAGGACTTCTTATGTTTCCGAGGAGATCGTTTTCGGAGCTAAATTTGTTCCTATGTATTATCCCAGTAAAGACAATTTATCGACGATCCTTGATCTCGATAAAATAAATGCCTATCAAAAAACAGAACTTCCGGTTACGGTGGAAGTACAATCATAATGAATTTAGATTTTTATAAAAAACAGGCGATACAAAAGCAGAAAGAGCATAAGAAGTTTTTGGACGGATTAAAGAAAAAACCGCCCAAAAATCTTGATTATATTGTTCAGGATACCCATGATGAAGTTTTTGAAAAAATAGACTGTTTACAATGCGCAAACTGTTGCAAAACAACAGGGCCTTTGTACACCGAAAAGGATATTGAGCGTATCGCAAAGCATCTTCGGATGAAAACGGCGGATTTTGAGGCTAAATTTTTAAGAACAGATGAAGATAATGATAAAGTGCTCCAAAATCTTCCCTGCTTTTTCCTGAATGGCGATAATACCTGCTCTATTTATGAAGTTCGGCCAAAAGCATGCAGGGAATACCCTCATACAGATCGAAAAAAGATTTACCAGATCAATAATCTGATGCTGAAAAATACGATTATTTGCCCTGCTGCTTATGAATTTGTAGAAAGTATGCTGAAAAATATAAAGCAATAAATAAAAAAGCGTTGAAAATATTTCAACGCTTTCTCCTTTCACTTTTTACTTTTATCCCATTTATAGTCCCGGGAACAGGTTGTATTAAAAAAGGTCGGGAATTTTCCCAACCTTTATATTTTTAAACTACTCCTTGAGCTAACATTGCTTCTGCAACTTTCACGAAACCGGCGATATTGGCACCTTTTACGTAGTTTACATAGCCGTCTTCCTCTTTTCCGTAGTCTCTACATGCTTTGTGGATTCCGATCATGATTTCTTTCAATCTTGCGTCTACTTCTTCAGAAGTCCAGTTCAGACGAATTGAGTTTTGTGTCATTTCAAGACCAGAAGTAGCAACACCACCTGCGTTAGAAGCTTTCCCCGGAGAGAACAATACTTTGCTGTCTAGGAAATAGTTGATTGCGTCTAATGTTGAAGGCATGTTAGCAGCTTCAGTTACACAAACACATCCGTTTCCTACCAATACTTTAGCATCGTCAAGATCCAATTCGTTTTGAGTCGCAGAAGGGATGGCAACATCACACTTTACTTCCCAAGGACGTTTTCCAGCGTGGAATTCAGCAGATGGATATTTTTTAGCATAATCTTCAGCTCTGTTGTTTCCTGAAGATCTTAGCTCTAATAAATAATCGATTTTATCACCATCGATACCGTCTTTATCATAGATGTAACCGTCTGGTCCGGAAATAGTAACTACTTTACCTCCCAATTCGTTTACTTTCTTGATCACTCCCCAAGCTACGTTTCCGAAACCTGAAACGGTAACCGTTTTACCTTTGAAATCCTGTCCGATCGTTTTAAGCATTTGCTCAGCGAAATAAACAACTCCGTATCCTGTAGCTTCAGGACGGATTAATGAACCTCCGTAAGCCAATCCTTTTCCGGTAAGAACTCCGGTAAACTCGTTTCTGATTTTTTTGTATTGTCCGAATAAATATCCGATTTCTCTTGCTCCAACACCAATATCTCCTGCAGGAACGTCTGTTTCAGGACCGATATGCTTGCACATTTCTGTCATGAAAGCCTGGCAAAAACGCATTACTTCCATATCAGATTTACCTTGCGGATCGAAGTCTGAACCTCCTTTACCTCCTCCCATTGGAAGAGTTGTCAATGAGTTTTTAAATACCTGCTCGAAAGCTAAGAATTTAAGAACAGAAAGGTTTACTGTAGGGTGGAAACGGATTCCTCCTTTATATGGCCCAATTGCAGAGTTCATTTGAATTCTGAATCCTCTGTTTACCTGAATTTCACCTTTATCATCAACCCATGGAACTCTGAAAATGATTACTCTTTCAGCTTCAGCCATTCTCTCTAGCAACTTCATCCCTGTATATTCCTTTTTAGTCATAATAAACGGAATTACAGTTACAGCAACTTCTTTTACAGCTTGTAAAAATTCTGGTTCATTAGGGTTTTTTGCCTCAATCTTTGCAATAAACTCTTGGATTTTCTGGTCAATATTATATTGTTCCATATATTAAGGTTGAAAATTATTGCCAACAAATTTAATTTTTTTTTCAAGATTCACAATACCTTGTTTGAACATTGTTAAAAATTTAATAATAATGTGTCGAAATATTATTAAACTGATAATTATTGTTTAAATTTTATTAAAAATTAAATGTTATGTCTGAAATAATGTAATATTAAGAAATCGTTAAATCTTAAATAGATACAAATTGTCTCCCGGAAAGTGATTTTACCTTCCCCAAAAGTTCTAATTCCAAGATTATAGTCAAAATTTTATGGGTTGGCTGTGCTGTTTTTTCTGCTAAATCATCTAAAGAAATTTGTGGATGATAAGTGATTAGATTGTATATTGGTTCTTGATTTTCAGATAGTTGAATTGATTTTTCTGCGTGGGGAAATAATTCTTCTGTTTTTTCTTTAGGACTGTTAAATCCTATTTGATCAATCAGGTCTTTAACGGTTGAAATGGCAATGGCTTTGTTCTGAAAAATAAGATGATTGCACCCTTGGCTGAACTTATCCGTAATTTTTCCGGGGAGTGCAAAAACATCCCTGTTGTAGTTGTTTGCGAAAGTTGCCGTACTGATCGATCCTCCTCCAAAAGCTGTTTCTACAACGAGAGTTGAAGAGGATATTCCTGCAATAATGCGGTTCCGTTGGATGAAATTTTCTCTGTCAGGTTTTCTTGATGAATTGAATTCGGTGAAAAGGGCTCCGTTTTCCGATAAAATTTTTTCAGACAGGGTTTTATGAGCGGAAGGATATAACGTGTGAAAGCCATGTGCAAGAACAGCGATGGTTGGGATTTTTTGTCTGATCGATTCTGTATGGACTTCCTTATCTGTACCTGCTGCTAATCCGCTCACGGATATAAACTTGTGCTTCTTAGTGTTTTCAAAAAAAGTTTCGATAAAGTTTTTGCCGTAAGAAGTGATTTTTCGGGTTCCTACGATACTTAAAGGGTGTAATTCGGTGTTAATCTTTCCTTTTTGATAGAGTATGGCAGGAGCATCTTCACATTCTTTTAATAAAAAAGGAAGCTGATCAAGATGGCGGAGGTTGATTTGAATATTGTTATTTTGACAAAAAGTAATTTCTTTTTCAGCAAATTTAAGATGTTTTTCATTGCCAATGTCAGAGATCACTTTTTTACCGATTCCGGTTATTTTTTGAAGTTCTTTTGAGGAGGTTTTCCAAGTGTTTTGTGCGCTTCCAAAAGCCCGGATAAGTTTGTGGAAATTAATATCGCCTATATGAGAGCATTCCCTAAGAGCGATAGAAAAAAGATGTTCTTCCGTATACATTTGTGTGTTATTTTACTCAAATGTAACGAATTATGAATTATTTTTTTCTGATCTCCTCTAAATATTCCCAAATATCATCACTTTTTTTGTAAGGCAGTTCTAAAAAATCTTCCGGATGATTTTCTTTGTATTCTTGCCACAGCTTATCATCTTTTTCGTTGTAATAATTGGGGAATTCCCAGATGTATTTCTTTTTTTTGTCACCTACCTGTTTGAAAGCATAAGCAAGAATAACCCCTATAATAGCTCCGGATAAATGAGCCTGCCAGGAAATTTTGCTGGGTTCCTGAAGATTATAGAACAGTTCTTCGGGCATCATTCCCCAAACTAAACTGCCGTAATAAAGAACTACAAGCAATGAAATGGTAAGAAGCTTCATGTTCCATTTAAAAACTCCGCTGAAAAACAGAAAAAAAGCTAAAACGTAAACAATTCCGCTGGCTCCAATGGTGCAGGTGTACATATAATCTCCTGTAAAAATGTCAATAGGAGGCAATATCCAAAGCAGGAAGCCGGTAGAAACCCATCCTAAAAGAAATACTTTATTGGCAACCAAAGGATAAAACTGATATAATAAGAACATTAAAATAGCTATAGGGATAGAGTTTCCTATGATATGTTCTAAATTTCCATGAAGCAGAGGAGAGGTGATGATTCCAAGAAGTCCTTCGGGAAGGAGAGGAATGATGGCTCCGGTACAATTGGAGAAAAAACCCATTGTTTGCAGAAAAAATCCCAGCCACATCACTGAGAGCATGAGTATAGGGTTTATAATTGCTTTTTTGTGAATGATATTCTTTAACATATTAAATGACTCTCAAATAAAAAGCCAGTAATAAATTTCGGAAATTTTGGCGAAAATTTTGATTTCTCTTTTTTTTATTTTGACAAAAGAGACCGGTTTTTTAATTTTATAAAAAATTTTGTCATTTATTTATTCTAGAATTCAATAAGTAGAAGATTTGTGCTGGAGTTTTTTCTTTGGCCATTGTAACGCAGGTAGAAGATTGTTTGATATGAGAAGAGTTTTGTTGGTAATTTCCGTTCTTACAGGAACGGAAATTACAGCACAGGAAATAGAGGTAAAGGAAGAATTACCGGTTGTGGATACCGTAAAAGCATGGTCTGTTCATGCACAAAATACATTGATGCTGAATCAGGCGGCTTTTTCAAACTGGGTTGGCGGAGGAGCTAACAATGTGGGTTGGCTGGCCGGAGCGAATTATAATATCACGTATGAAAAAGACAATGTGTTGTGGGAAAATATTATTATTTTAGGATTTGGACAAAATAATACAAAAGGAATAGGGACAAGGAAAACCCAGGATGTTGTAAACATTTCTACAAACTATGGAAGAGGATTTGCAGAACACTGGTACTTTTCCGGAGGAGCAAGTTTACAAACCCAGTTCGCATCAGGTTATGAAGACGGAAATAATCCTGCAGCGGCTAAAATTTCAAGTTTGATGGCTCCCGGATATGTAAACATAGGAGCGGGTATTACGTATCGACCGAATAATGACCTTACAGTTACTCTTCGTCCTACCAACGCAAGATGGACGTTTGTTTTGGACAAAGATCTTCAGTATGTGGGAACATATGGCTTGAAAAACGATGGAGATTCCTGTTTGTTCCAGTTTGGTTTTCTGGGATCAGCGGTTTATAAACTAAAAGTGATGGAGAATGTTGATCTGGTAAATACGGGCTCTGTCTTTTCGAACTACCTGGATCATCCGGAAAGGCTTGTTCTTTCCTATAACGGAGTACTAAACATGAAAATTAACAAATATATTTCAGCTAATATTACTTTAGACTTACTGTATGATCATAATCAGATTCAAAAAACACAGCTCAAACAAACGTTGGGAATCGGCTTTGCTTATACTATAGAAAAAGGAAAAAAACGTTCGGATAAAAAAGACAACCGTTCCTGGAGAAATAATTAAACGGATTTACATAAATAAAAAAACCTGTCATAAAGACAGGTTTTAATATGTTGCGTAATAAGGAATTCTTATTCTGCTGCAGTTTCTTCTGCTGCCGGAGCTGCTCCTTCTTCTGCTACAACTTCTTCTTCATCTTCATCATCCATTGCTGCTGCACCACCTTTCATTGCATTTCTAGACATCTTAACTGCTACAACAACTGCGTTGTCTGGGTGCATGAAAGAATATCCTTCAGGCTTAAGACCTCCTACATAGATTTTGTTACCGATTCTTAAAGGAGTAACATCTACAACTACCTCATCAGGTAAGTTTGCAGGGATCGCTTTTACTTTCAATTTTCTGAAAGACTGACGTAGAACACCACCAGCTACAACACCTTTTGAACGACCTGTAATTCTTACCGGAACTTCCATAATTACCGGCTTATCGTCAGCTAATTGATAAAAGTCAGCGTGAAGAATTTTGTCAGTAATTGGGTGGAACTGAATATCCTGAAGAACTGCAGGGATTACCTGTCCGTCAACTTCAATAGATACCGTGTGTGCTTCAGGAGTGTAAACTAAACCTTTGAAAGCTTTCTCTTCAGCAGAGAAGTTTAAAGGAGCTGTTCCTCCATAAACAACACAAGGAACTAATTCAGCATCACGTAAAGCTTTTGTAGACTTTTTGCCCACGCTTTCTCTTTTTGTACCTTGAATTGTAATAGATTTCATTTATAAAAATTTAAAAAATTGTTTCTTTTTTAATTTGCAATAGGTTGATTATTAATTAAATAACAAACTTGCTGCTAATTGATTGGTGCTCGTGAACCATCTTCATAACATCCGCAAATAACGGGGCGCAAGATAGCACTTTTATTTTAGATGACAAATTATTTTTCACAGGAATTGAGTCAGTTACAATCACTTCCAGCAATTTTGAGTTTTCAATATTCTCGTAAGCCTTTCCGGAAAGTACTCCGTGAGTTGCCATTGCTCTTACAGATTTTGCTCCTTTTTCCATAAGAATGTCTGCCGCTTTGCAAAGTGTTCCCGCAGTATCGATCATATCATCGATAAGAATAACATTCTTTCCTTCCACATCTCCGATAAGGAACATTTCTTCTACAACGTTTGCTTTTTTTCTCTCTTTGTAAGCAATTACTACTTCAGCACCTAAATGTCCGGCATAGTTTTTTGCTCTTTTTGCGCCTCCCATATCCGGAGAAGCAATCGTAAGGTTTTCTAAATTCAGATCTTTAATATAATCTACGAAAATAGTAGATGCATATAAATGATCCACCGGAATTTCGAAGAATCCTTGAATCTGATCTGCGTGAAGATCCATAGTCATTACTCTCGTTGCTCCTGCGGCAGTCAAAAGATTTGCTACCAATTTTGCACCGATAGGCGCTCTTGGCTTGTCTTTTCTGTCCTGTCTTGCAAGCCCGAAGTAAGGAAGTACTACTGTAATGCTCTTAGCAGAAGCTCTTTTCGCAGCATCAATCATTAAAAGAAGTTCTAAAAGATTGTCTGCAGGAGGGAATGTAGATCCAATTAAGAAAACTCTTCCTCCTCTTACAGATTCGTCTAAAACGGGTTCGAATTCCCCGTCGCTGAACTCCTGAAAGTTGATTTTTCCTAATTCCTGCCCATAATGCTGGGCAATTTTTTCTGCCAAGTCCTTGCTCGTCCTTGTACAAAATAGATAACTTAACTGATCGGCCATTTTTACTTTTTAAAGATTTTGC from Chryseobacterium camelliae includes these protein-coding regions:
- a CDS encoding ribose-phosphate pyrophosphokinase, which produces MADQLSYLFCTRTSKDLAEKIAQHYGQELGKINFQEFSDGEFEPVLDESVRGGRVFLIGSTFPPADNLLELLLMIDAAKRASAKSITVVLPYFGLARQDRKDKPRAPIGAKLVANLLTAAGATRVMTMDLHADQIQGFFEIPVDHLYASTIFVDYIKDLNLENLTIASPDMGGAKRAKNYAGHLGAEVVIAYKERKKANVVEEMFLIGDVEGKNVILIDDMIDTAGTLCKAADILMEKGAKSVRAMATHGVLSGKAYENIENSKLLEVIVTDSIPVKNNLSSKIKVLSCAPLFADVMKMVHEHQSISSKFVI
- the gdhA gene encoding NADP-specific glutamate dehydrogenase, giving the protein MEQYNIDQKIQEFIAKIEAKNPNEPEFLQAVKEVAVTVIPFIMTKKEYTGMKLLERMAEAERVIIFRVPWVDDKGEIQVNRGFRIQMNSAIGPYKGGIRFHPTVNLSVLKFLAFEQVFKNSLTTLPMGGGKGGSDFDPQGKSDMEVMRFCQAFMTEMCKHIGPETDVPAGDIGVGAREIGYLFGQYKKIRNEFTGVLTGKGLAYGGSLIRPEATGYGVVYFAEQMLKTIGQDFKGKTVTVSGFGNVAWGVIKKVNELGGKVVTISGPDGYIYDKDGIDGDKIDYLLELRSSGNNRAEDYAKKYPSAEFHAGKRPWEVKCDVAIPSATQNELDLDDAKVLVGNGCVCVTEAANMPSTLDAINYFLDSKVLFSPGKASNAGGVATSGLEMTQNSIRLNWTSEEVDARLKEIMIGIHKACRDYGKEEDGYVNYVKGANIAGFVKVAEAMLAQGVV
- a CDS encoding DUF6122 family protein; translation: MDHSQILLLKTFTHYFLHFIFPVFIALIFYRENWKRVYLILLATMLVDLDHLFANPIFDPNRGSIGFHFLHSYYAIAVYFLMLFFKGNVRIIGIGLLLHMLTDFQDFYWWSH
- a CDS encoding DUF3078 domain-containing protein, translating into MRRVLLVISVLTGTEITAQEIEVKEELPVVDTVKAWSVHAQNTLMLNQAAFSNWVGGGANNVGWLAGANYNITYEKDNVLWENIIILGFGQNNTKGIGTRKTQDVVNISTNYGRGFAEHWYFSGGASLQTQFASGYEDGNNPAAAKISSLMAPGYVNIGAGITYRPNNDLTVTLRPTNARWTFVLDKDLQYVGTYGLKNDGDSCLFQFGFLGSAVYKLKVMENVDLVNTGSVFSNYLDHPERLVLSYNGVLNMKINKYISANITLDLLYDHNQIQKTQLKQTLGIGFAYTIEKGKKRSDKKDNRSWRNN
- a CDS encoding group III truncated hemoglobin, whose amino-acid sequence is MKKLETREDIQQLVNSFYSKVIKDEKIASFFTDIAKVNWDEHLPKMYSFWESILFGQMTYKGNPMGAHFPIDEIKAMEQDHFDRWLQLWTETVEENFSGENADLAIYKAQNIAKLMAFKMEIARRL
- a CDS encoding rhomboid family intramembrane serine protease; its protein translation is MLKNIIHKKAIINPILMLSVMWLGFFLQTMGFFSNCTGAIIPLLPEGLLGIITSPLLHGNLEHIIGNSIPIAILMFLLYQFYPLVANKVFLLGWVSTGFLLWILPPIDIFTGDYMYTCTIGASGIVYVLAFFLFFSGVFKWNMKLLTISLLVVLYYGSLVWGMMPEELFYNLQEPSKISWQAHLSGAIIGVILAYAFKQVGDKKKKYIWEFPNYYNEKDDKLWQEYKENHPEDFLELPYKKSDDIWEYLEEIRKK
- a CDS encoding calcium:proton antiporter, with the translated sequence MRLKELLHYTYIFPILAVGYYFSGLLGQGTIYDIIGGALLIGSVLSAVHHAEMVAHKVGEPFGTIILALCITIIEVALIISLMVAGGDEAMTLARDTVFAAVMIILNGILGICILVGGVKYHEQFFARTSATTYLVSIVSILVLTLVLPNFTSSVNGPFYNEAQLAFVSVACLVIYGVFLMVQTVRHRSYFIVPEEHPEEHYIPSLTKTIVSFVFLVICLAIVVMMAKGLSSTIEDMVQSFGAPKSLVGVIIAAVVLLPEGVAAIRAAKSNQIQSSLNLALGSALASIGLTIPAVSMVCIMYDIPLVLGLDKKDIILLSLSVFIVMLSLSRGKTNILYGTVLLVNLAAYIFTVIVP
- a CDS encoding 50S ribosomal protein L25/general stress protein Ctc; translated protein: MKSITIQGTKRESVGKKSTKALRDAELVPCVVYGGTAPLNFSAEEKAFKGLVYTPEAHTVSIEVDGQVIPAVLQDIQFHPITDKILHADFYQLADDKPVIMEVPVRITGRSKGVVAGGVLRQSFRKLKVKAIPANLPDEVVVDVTPLRIGNKIYVGGLKPEGYSFMHPDNAVVVAVKMSRNAMKGGAAAMDDEDEEEVVAEEGAAPAAEETAAE
- the dprA gene encoding DNA-processing protein DprA; the encoded protein is MYTEEHLFSIALRECSHIGDINFHKLIRAFGSAQNTWKTSSKELQKITGIGKKVISDIGNEKHLKFAEKEITFCQNNNIQINLRHLDQLPFLLKECEDAPAILYQKGKINTELHPLSIVGTRKITSYGKNFIETFFENTKKHKFISVSGLAAGTDKEVHTESIRQKIPTIAVLAHGFHTLYPSAHKTLSEKILSENGALFTEFNSSRKPDRENFIQRNRIIAGISSSTLVVETAFGGGSISTATFANNYNRDVFALPGKITDKFSQGCNHLIFQNKAIAISTVKDLIDQIGFNSPKEKTEELFPHAEKSIQLSENQEPIYNLITYHPQISLDDLAEKTAQPTHKILTIILELELLGKVKSLSGRQFVSI
- a CDS encoding YkgJ family cysteine cluster protein gives rise to the protein MNLDFYKKQAIQKQKEHKKFLDGLKKKPPKNLDYIVQDTHDEVFEKIDCLQCANCCKTTGPLYTEKDIERIAKHLRMKTADFEAKFLRTDEDNDKVLQNLPCFFLNGDNTCSIYEVRPKACREYPHTDRKKIYQINNLMLKNTIICPAAYEFVESMLKNIKQ
- a CDS encoding ion channel, which gives rise to MARGFRQKIRQKNTENSGFGNNASGRFINKDGFPNVKRRGVNVFNKLSWYHTMLNLSSFRFLSYLVIAYILVNLAFAFIYYLIGVEHLTGIDKSDPLNEFIDVFFFSSQTFTTVGYGRIAPVGFMASLVATFEAFLGLLTFAIATGLFYGRFSRPRAYLRFSEHTIIAPFEDTTALMFRLAPYKNNALTDADVIVSTAIEVIENGVPKSNFYRLEIQMSKINTLALNWTVVHKIDENSPFYGFTEEDFKNTDIEIIVQVRAFDEVFSNTVVQRTSYVSEEIVFGAKFVPMYYPSKDNLSTILDLDKINAYQKTELPVTVEVQS